One Salmo salar chromosome ssa01, Ssal_v3.1, whole genome shotgun sequence DNA window includes the following coding sequences:
- the LOC106592071 gene encoding E3 ubiquitin-protein ligase TRIM39, with the protein MASEQQTGDEASLPREEAVCPGCQGSGPLVLPCGHSLCETCLGLCEGELGQGGCTVCYGRDLLDCVLKRLLDSLFQGQPRRARDGGVEDGGRELCPLHGERLTLYCVEDKEMVCVECQSEEHDDHECCPTEQAVHDCKRELTSALRPLQEKLEALNTVKQTCEESAEHIKSQAQQTERLVQQQFEKLHQFLRDEEAAVISALKEEEQEKTQRMRDRIDRTTDQINSLAEAIEVTVKAMDTGDDISFLKNFKRTSERTQVTVQEPEEVAGALLDVAKHLGCLSYRVWEKMQDVITYTPVTLDPNTADICLSLSEDLTSLRYTEEEERLPDNPERFCYYECVLGSEGFSSGRHTWDVEVGVNSEWAVGVARETVSRKEWFPPSPERGLWTICYYGGEYRARTATATPLVLKRRPQEVRVQLDWDRGRVIFSDASDNTLIYKFQHKFTQRVFPYFSNTCKRHPLRISAGKVSVTAE; encoded by the exons ATGGCGTCTGAGCAGCAAACGGGTGATGAGGCCTCTCTCCCCAGGGAAGAGGCTGTGTGCCCGGGCTGTCAGGGATCAGGGCCCCTGGTCCTGCCGTGTGGCCACAGCCTGTGTGAGACCTGCCTGGGGCTGTGTGAGGGTGAGCTGGGCCAGGGGGGCTGTACGGTCTGCTACGGCAGAGACCTGCTGGACTGCGTCCTGAAGAGACTGCTGGATTCCCTGTTCCAAGGGCAGCCGCGGCGGgccagggatggaggggtagaggacggGGGCAGGGAGCTGTGTCCTCTGCATGGGGAGAGGCTGACATTGTATTGTGTGGAGGACAAGGAGATGGTGTGTGTGGAGTGTCAGAGCGAGGAGCACGACGACCACGAGTGTTGTCCCACGGAGCAGGCTGTGCACGACTGCAAG aGGGAGCTGACGTCTGCCCTGAGACCTCTACAGGAGAAGCTGGAGGCTCTGAACACTGTCAAACAGACCTGTGAGGAGTCAGCTGAACACATCAAG AGCCAGGCACAGCAGACTGAGCGCCTGGTGCAGCAGCAGTTTGAGAAGCTGCACCAGTTCCTCCGGGACGAGGAAGCTGCTGTGATCTCTGCTCTGAaggaagaggagcaggagaagaccCAGAGGATGAGGGACAggatagacagaacaacagaccAGATCAACTCTCTAGCTGAGGCCATTGAGGTGACGGTGAAGGCCATGGACACAGGTGATGACATATCCTTCCTCAAG AACTTCAAGAGGACCTCTGAGAG GACTCAGGTGACAGTGCAGGAGCCAGAGGAGGTGGCAGGAGCTCTGCTGGACGTGGCCAAACACCTGGGCTGTCTCAGCTACAGAGTCTGGGAGAAGATGCAGGACGTCATTACATACA ctccTGTGACTCTGGACCCCAACACGGCTGatatctgcctgtctctgtctgaggaTCTGACCAGCCTGCggtacacagaggaggaggagcgaCTCCCTGACAACCCAGAGAGGTTCTGTTACTATGAGTGTGTCCTGGGTTCCGAGGGCTTCAGCTCTGGACGACACACCTGGGACGTGGAGGTGGGGGTGAACAGCGAGTGGGCCGTGGGGGTGGCACGGGAGACGGTCTCGAGGAAGGAGTGGTTCCCCCCGAGCCCAG AGAGGGGCCTGTGGACCATCTGTTACTATGGAGGTGAATACCGCGCCCGCACGGCCACCGCTACTCCCCTGGTCCTGAAGAGAAGGCCCCAGGAGGTCAGAGTGCAGCTGGACTGGGACAGAGGCAGGGTCATCTTCTCCGACGCCTCAGACAACACCCTCATCTACAAGTTCCAACACAAGTTCACCCAGAGAGTGTTCCCTTACTTCTCCAACACCTGCAAGAGACATCCTCTGAGGATCTCAGCCGGGAAGGTGTCAGTTACAGCGGAGTAG